Part of the Streptomyces sp. NBC_01353 genome, GCCTGGCGGCCGCCGTCCGCGACGCGCTCGATCAGGTCGACACAGCCGCCCGGGAGGTCTCGCGCCGGGAACGCGGCGGCCCGCTCGCGCTGTCCTGCGAGCCCACGCTGTTGATGCGCTGGCTCATCCCCCGCCTGCCGGACCTCGCCGTCCAGGTGCCCGGTCTCACCGTGCATCTGTCGGCGGGCGGTGGGCCCGTGTCGTTCGATCGGGACACGATCGACGTCGCGCTGCGCCGCGACGACTTTCCGGTACCGGAGGAGGTGAGCCGCTCTCCCCTGTTCATGGAACGGATCGGTCCGGTCTGCAGTCCGGACATGGCGGAGCGGGTGATGGGCAAGGGTGGCGTCGTCGGCGTGACGATTCTGCACACGAGCACCCGGCCGCGGGCCTGGGAGGACTGGCAGCGTCTCGCACGTCGGCGGGTCGAGGCCGCGGCGGAGCAGACCTTCGAGCACTTCTACCTGGCGCTCCAGGCGGCCGTCGCGGGCGTCGGTGTCGCCATCGGTCCGTACGCGCTCGTCCATGACGATCTGATGCGTGGACAGTTGGTGGCGCCGTTCGGCCTGGTCGCGGACGGCACGGGGTACAACCTCCTGAGCCCGCAGCCGCCCGAGCAGGACGGCCGGATCGCCGGCCTGCTCGGGTGGTTGAGGAGCCAGGCGGCCGAGTTGTGACCCTCGGCTCACCGGAGTGGACGGCTTGGTGGAGCCCACGCGGTCATGTGCTGACGAAGCGCTCCGCCTCTGCGCCATGCAGGCGGCCGCCGGGCAGTCGGCGACCGAAGGCGAGGAGCAGCAGGTCCTGTGCGTTGCCGGTCACCGGCGTACCGCTGCCGAAGGACCAGTCGAGGTCGTCGGCGCGGAGGGCGATCCCTCCGAGGTCGGCGCCGAAGAAGCGGGCGCCTCGGCGGGTGATCCGCGCGAGGACGGTGCGCAGCCGGTCCTCCGGTACGCGTCGGTCCAGGCCGAGGGCGACGGTGATGTCGAGGCCGTGGATCACGTCGTGGGCGAGCGCCATCGCGTGACCGCCGACCGGCGGCTTCCAGGGGTGGTCGGCGTTGTCGCGCAGGGAAGCGGCCAGCTCTTCCGCCGCCAGGGCGGCGGTGTCGTGGCGCGCGAGACGGTCGGCCATGCGGTCGAGGCTGCCGCGGCTCCTGACGAGCTCGGCGGCGATGCGCGGGACGGAGTGGCGCATGGCCATGGTCATGTGGGCGGCCACTTCCCGTACCCGCCAGCCCGCGCAGAGACTGGGCGTGTCCCACTGCGCGTCGGTGAGAGTGCCGAGGAGGGCGGCGAGCTCGCGGCGTTCGGAGGCGATGTCGTCTCTGATTCCCATGGCTTCAGCCTGGGCGCGGAGTCTCCATAAGTCCAAGACATGCATCTTCTGATTCCTAGAATCACTGGTTATGGAACTTCGTCAGCTGCGGTACTTCGTGACGGTGGTCGAGGAGGCCAACTTCACCCGGGCCGCCGCGCGCCTCCATGTGGCGCAGCCGGGGGTCAGCGCGCAGATCGGGCAGCTGGAGCGGGAGCTGGGTCAACGGCTGCTCGACCGGACGGCGCGCACGGTCACACCGACCGAGGTGGGCGCGGCGGTGCTGCCGTACGCGCGGGCGGCGCTGGCCGCCGTCGACGCGGTACGGGAAACGGTCGCCGAGTTCACGGGGCTGTTGCGGGGGCGGGTGGCGATCGGGATCGTGTCGGGAGCCGCCACGCACGCATTCGACATGGCGGGGCTGCTGGCCGACTTCCACGCCTCGCATCCCGAGGTGGAGATCGCGCTCACCGAGGACACGTCGGAGCGGATGCTGGGCGCGCTGCGCGCCGGTGAGCTCGACATCGCGATGGTCGGTCTCGCGGAGGCGGGACCGTTGCCGGGGCTCGCGCTGCGGCTGGTGGTCGACGAGCCGCTGGTCGCCGCGGTGGCCTCGGGCGACGGGCTGGCGAGCGAGGGCGGGAAGCTGGCGGTCTCCGCGTTGCGCGGCCGGCGGCTGATCTGCCTGCCGCGTGGGACGGGGGTGCGTGGGGTCCTCGACCGGCTGTGCGGGGAGTCGGGCTTCGCCCCGCATGTGGCCTTCGAGGCGGCCGCGCCACATCTGCTGGCGCAGCTGGCGGCGCGGGGGCTGGGGGTGGCGGTTCTTCCGGCGAGTCCGGAGGAGACGGCGGCGCTCCCGGGGCTACGGCTCCGGCCACTCGCCGATTCACGCGCGCGTGGCCGCGTAGCCCTGGCCTGGCGCGCCGAGGGCCCCTCCGGCCCCGCCGCCAAGGCGCTCCTGGACCTCTTGCACGAGGCGCTCCCGGTACCGGGGTGAAGCGTCTGCTTGAAGGCGAGCCCCAGCCGGTGGCGGGCAGGCGTTCCGCAGAACGGCGTCCACGTGCGGTCAGGGCCTCGCGCCCCGCCTACGTCGTCGGCGGGCGTGCCGCCGGCTGGCGGCACGGCACGCGCGCGTACCCCCGGCCGACGCCCAGGCCAGACGGCCGGCCTGGCCAGGTTGGCATCCGAGCTGGCAGGATCGCGCCATGCTCCAGTCGCTCTCCCGTGCCGTCCGTCGTCGCCTTCTCCCGGTGTCGGCGGCGGTTCTGGTGGTGTGCGGGCTGCTCGTCTGGTGGCTGGTTCCTTTCGGTACGCCCGCGCCCAGTGGGCGGGTCACGTTCAGTACGGGAGTCCCCACCGGCGTCTACCAGCGGTACGGCGAGCTCTTGCAGCAGGCCCTCGCCCGTGATCTGCCGGACGTCTCGATAACGCTCCGGAACAGTGAGGGCTCCCAGCAGAATCTCGCGCGGCTGGCATCCGGCGAGGCGGACTTCACCATCGCGACCTCCGATGCCGTGGCGCAGTACCAGCGGGACCGGAAGCCCGGGTTCGACCAGCTGCGCGGCTGTGCCCGCCTCTACGACGACTACGTACAGCTCGTCGTCCGCAAGGACGCCCCCGTGCGGTCGGTTGCCGACCTGCGCGGGCTGCGGGTCGGCGTCGGCCAGGAGGGCTCCGGGGTCCG contains:
- a CDS encoding LysR family transcriptional regulator — encoded protein: MRWPDLPPLNSLLPFEATVRHASMTRAAQELHVTHGAVSRQIQNLEKSLGVTLFERGTRSLRPTPQARRLAAAVRDALDQVDTAAREVSRRERGGPLALSCEPTLLMRWLIPRLPDLAVQVPGLTVHLSAGGGPVSFDRDTIDVALRRDDFPVPEEVSRSPLFMERIGPVCSPDMAERVMGKGGVVGVTILHTSTRPRAWEDWQRLARRRVEAAAEQTFEHFYLALQAAVAGVGVAIGPYALVHDDLMRGQLVAPFGLVADGTGYNLLSPQPPEQDGRIAGLLGWLRSQAAEL
- a CDS encoding maleylpyruvate isomerase family mycothiol-dependent enzyme; the encoded protein is MGIRDDIASERRELAALLGTLTDAQWDTPSLCAGWRVREVAAHMTMAMRHSVPRIAAELVRSRGSLDRMADRLARHDTAALAAEELAASLRDNADHPWKPPVGGHAMALAHDVIHGLDITVALGLDRRVPEDRLRTVLARITRRGARFFGADLGGIALRADDLDWSFGSGTPVTGNAQDLLLLAFGRRLPGGRLHGAEAERFVST
- a CDS encoding LysR family transcriptional regulator, translating into MELRQLRYFVTVVEEANFTRAAARLHVAQPGVSAQIGQLERELGQRLLDRTARTVTPTEVGAAVLPYARAALAAVDAVRETVAEFTGLLRGRVAIGIVSGAATHAFDMAGLLADFHASHPEVEIALTEDTSERMLGALRAGELDIAMVGLAEAGPLPGLALRLVVDEPLVAAVASGDGLASEGGKLAVSALRGRRLICLPRGTGVRGVLDRLCGESGFAPHVAFEAAAPHLLAQLAARGLGVAVLPASPEETAALPGLRLRPLADSRARGRVALAWRAEGPSGPAAKALLDLLHEALPVPG